In Lathyrus oleraceus cultivar Zhongwan6 chromosome 2, CAAS_Psat_ZW6_1.0, whole genome shotgun sequence, the DNA window tttaAAGTGGATTCGGATATTGCTTTCAACATAGTAGCCTATCATGACTTTATTTTGAATTGTGTTGGAAACGGGTGAAACCCTGGTTATCAAAAAGGTTCTTCAAGACAAAGAGGTAAGCTTACTGCTCACAAAATTAATTCATATGTTATATTTTACATGCCTATTAGTATAGCAATGTGATCGCCGACTCACATTTTGTCATTTTAATTTATCTTTTATTCATGTGTAACTCATGCCTATTAATTATTCATGGCATTGTcattattataaataatatattttataataaaaCTTTTACCTCTTTCTTCCAATAAAGAATTGAATTATAAACTCTGGACAAACCACATTTTTTTAAATACCACATATTTCTTCAAATGATATACATCACCACGACAAAAAGTAATTAAAGAACACATTTTGAATCCCAACAATGGTAACTCatgtttttatttcttttataATGACGccgtttttttttcattttatgttttatttaaGTATTAAGTATTATATTCCTTCGGTTAGACTAACAATCGATGGGGAAAATTACTCTGTTTTGTTTATAAAAAACATTTGTTTATTATACTTTTTCCTAACCTAATTCATCTCTTGTCACTTTAAACTCGTAAACATCATTTTCTGAGATGGATTATTGCACGACACAAAAGTCTTGTAAGGTTTCTTAAATAGTTATGAAATCTTTCAAGGTTGTGTGTTGTTGTTACATTTATTAATTAGTTAGGAAACTAGTATTACCAACcttgaagaaaaaaaaatttaCTCTTGCAAACTATCTCACAaaatgttattgttgttgttgattccACCTTTTGTAATCCATTTTATATTAGGGAATAATGTCTCACTATTGTCATCCAAAGTAAAATTTCAAAGATTTAATTCTTTCTTTGACTGACAACACTGAGAAACATATTCCTAATTATAAGAAGAAGACATTATGACCCAAAAAGAATATGATGATCGATTTTTCATATAGCTCACAACTTTACTTTTGGGTCTACAATAGAAGTAATCTATTCTCTAGGGTGGACTAGCAATAGAGGGGGAAAGTcctcattttcttttttttcaaataaataaaAACATGTTCCTTGTCATCCATTTATAAATTATCAACGCTCAAGATATTTCCAACacacactacgccaaaaatgacttttaacagcgcatcttagacagcgcttttaaaagaaagcgctatctaaggttaaaattaaaataaaacacggaaaatgttccaaaaaaataatgaaagcgctgtctaagggggggggtcttagacagcgctttctaaaagcgctgtctaagacccccccttagacagcgcttttagaaagcgcttttaaatatagaccttagtcagcgcttttgataaagcgctgtctaaagtctttaaattaaaaaaaaaaaattaaaaccaaaagcgctgtctaagggggggtttagaaagcgcttttggaaagcgctgtctaaggcataccttagaaagcgctttccacaaaagcgctgtctaaggtctaattaaaataaaatttcagactccatttcaattttcgttctctgttcttttgttttccctcctgcgaaCGTTGAAACCCTATCAGTTCCTCTTCTCTAGCTAAACCACAAAACGCCATAAATTCCTCTTGAAACCTAACCCTAAGCTCCAATCAAGCCAAACGTTGAATCGAAGGTTGCAGCGCAAGGAGATCCTTCGAAGTGGGGGTTTGCTCTTGCGAACGTTGAATCGAAGGTTGCAGCGCAAGGAGATCACTTGAATACGGTACGTTCTGCTCTAATGctcttcctcttcttccatcttTTGAACTTGTTGTGAATTCTCTGGTAACCACCATTGCTACATTGGAAGAAGCATTGATCACTGGAAATGTGAAAGTGATTCTCTCTGGTGGTTGTTTTGGTGAGTCATTGAGGAAAGAAATCCATTTCTGATCCTCATTGAGAAGAGGATGACCCGGGAATAAAGATGCAACATGTCCATCCGGACCCATACCTAGAAGCATGAGATCAAATTTTGGTAACCCATTGGTTGATGTGGCTATCACATTGCTAGTAACCAAGCGTCTAAGGGTTGTCTCATAAACATCTGCTGCTCCATCAGGTGGTAGGGAATCATCAATAGAATAAACATTGAGAGGGGGAATTGGCACCTAACAGAAGAATGTGATTAGAATAAGAGACATCATTAAACTTAGCACCTATGATATTGTAATAAACAAAGCACATGAATTAACTACCTTGGAGAGAAATCCATCATTGGCAAGCTTATAATTACTTTCTAAGTTATCCTTTGGGACAACCCTCTCGTCAACCCAGAAAACATGCCATTTTGACCAATCTATGGTTTCAGCATATGGCGAATCAACCAATTTCCTGAAATCGAAACATACAATTTTTTTGACAAAGCGCTTAATGTTCCTAAATTGCTCGATTTAATTTGCTTATATTCAAGATTAGAGAGACAATTTTTACATTGATAATACTCACCTAAGGTACTTGATCAAAGATCCACCAGACAAAGCAACCGTGAAAGCACCTCTTTCTTTGGTAAACTTGGTAGAAAGTTGAGCAACATCATAAGCCAAGGACACAGCAAGATGTTCCTTACTGAAAACCTCAACATTCTTATAACCCTTTTCCCACTTAAGTGATGCCTCTATTTTCCCCACACATCTATTGGGTGAAAACACTTTATTATTCTTCCTTAGAGGATGATAAACAATTTTGTTCCCAACTTGTGTTGGTAAAATTGATGTCCTTAGTGATAGTGGATTTGGTTTTTGTGCACAAAATAAACTACTTTGGAGAGTGCATGAATTAGACAAATGTAGATTGAAATTAAGAAGTTAGTTAGAAATGAAACTATTAGTTGTAAATTCAAATTGAAATGTAAATGTTAATGAATCACTTATGAATAACAGCGAACACGAATACACTTCCATTTTTCGGTTTCAATCATTGAACGTGTTTGAAGAATCGTACGTGTCTCGACATTTGGGTGTTGACTTCGTTTTTCGTTTCTACTGTCCTTCATTTCTTGCGGTATGTTCTTCAATATTTCTTCATTTCTTCGTTTCTACTGTATAATCTTGTTGAGAATGTTGAGAATGTTTATAATCTTGTTGAGAATGTTTATAATCTTGCGGTAGTTTACTAATGTTGAGAATGTGCATAATCTTGTTGACTGAGTTTAGTGTATTATTcttgttgaagttgttttgatTCATAAAAACTGAGTTTAGAAGTTGACAATAGAAAAATGTTGATGTTTGTAAGGAAAACAATAAGGTacattgttgttgttatgtttgaTTAGAAAACTGAGTTTGTAAAAACTGAGTTCATAAGGTACATTGTTATAGAAAAATTAACGTGTTATaggtatagttataggtatattgtaatagaaaaagtttgattcttgtaatataaaaaatgaaagtgatgaggtaattaaagttggtatattggcgtatcggatacgttattgaagtttatattaacattggttatgtataggtttttgaagtttaaaatgaattgaactttataattgttaggatattcaaagatactaccttagttatgtattttcgtctggattaattgtttactttaataagtaggaaaaccatggataaaacatggatctgtgccgatcgaatgaccaaagagtacgagagtggggttgcggaattcgttaagtatgctgttcaacacgctgaaaaccccagacgaatgcattgtccttgcttgcgttgttgttatattggtaaggttgacgcacatggattgaaatcgcatttgctgaggcatggaattgatcaaagttatcagtgttggatatttcatggtgagaaaattaacgagaatgttgaatcgagtggaaaaagtaatacgacctatgcttcatacgacaaagacacggaaacatacgattgtgatcgagttgaagagattgtagaagcactggaagaagatcttcatgattgtcctgaaatgtttgagaggatggtaagcgatgcagagaaaccgttgtacaaaggttgcactaaattctcaagactttctgcggtattaaagttgtacaacttaaaggcgggcaatggatggtcggataaaagtttcacagagttgttggcccttatgagagaaatgctaccggatgataatgttcttcctaatcgaacctatgaggcaaaaaaaatgttgtgctctattggcatgagctatgataagatacatgcttgtcctaacgattgcattttgtttcgtaacgaatatgc includes these proteins:
- the LOC127121043 gene encoding probable 6-phosphogluconolactonase 4, chloroplastic; this translates as FNLHLSNSCTLQSSLFCAQKPNPLSLRTSILPTQVGNKIVYHPLRKNNKVFSPNRCVGKIEASLKWEKGYKNVEVFSKEHLAVSLAYDVAQLSTKFTKERGAFTVALSGGSLIKYLRKLVDSPYAETIDWSKWHVFWVDERVVPKDNLESNYKLANDGFLSKVPIPPLNVYSIDDSLPPDGAADVYETTLRRLVTSNVIATSTNGLPKFDLMLLGMGPDGHVASLFPGHPLLNEDQKWISFLNDSPKQPPERITFTFPVINASSNVAMVVTREFTTSSKDGRRGRALEQNVPYSSDLLALQPSIQRSQEQTPTSKDLLALQPSIQRLA